DNA sequence from the Prosthecobacter sp. SYSU 5D2 genome:
TCCAGCGCCATCAAGCCGGGGAATGTGGCCTATGAGGCGGCCTATAAGCAAGGCATCCCGCTGGTGCGGCGGGCGGAGGCGCTGGCGGCCGTGATGGCCAACAAGCAGGGTGTGGTGGTGGGCGGCACCCATGGCAAGACGACGACATCCGCCCTGACGGCCCATGTCCTGCGCCAGGGAGGTTTGAAACCGAGCCACTATGTGGGTGCGGAGATCCCCATCCTGGGGGCCAATGCGCACTGGGATCCCGAGGGCGACCTCTTTGTGGCGGAGGGGGATGAAAGCGATGGCACACTGGTGAACTTCCACCCGCAGCATTCCATCATCCTCAACATCGAGGCGGAGCACCTGGATTTTTATGACGGCATCGAGGCGATCAAAAAAGTCTTTCGCCAGCTCCTGTCGCAGACTCCGGGACATTGGGTGCACTGCGCTGAAGATCCTGTCGCGCGGGAAGTCTGCGCAGGGCCGCAAGGGGTGAGTTATGGCTGGTCGCGCGACTTTGATTATTCCGCGAACATCCTGGCCATGAAGCCGGACCGCAGCGACTTTGAGGTGTATGAAAAGAATCGTTTGTTAGGCGTGGCGACGCTGGGCATCCCGGGGAAGCACAATGTCTCCAATGCGCTCGCTGCCATTGCCCTCGCGACCCGGTTGGGCGTGCCCTTTGAAAACATCCAGCACGCGCTGAAGAGCTTTCGCGGGGCCAAGCGGCGTTTTGAGATCCGGCACAGCGGCGAGCGGTTTACCGTGGTGGATGATTATGGACATCATCCAAGTGAGATCGCTGCGACGCTGGCCACGGCCAAGGGCCTGCAACCGAAGCGCATCGTCTGCCTTTTCCAGCCGCACCGTTACAGCCGCACCCAGCTTTTGAAAAAAGAGTTTGGCGCGAGCTTCGGCGATGTGGATGAGCTGTTTGTCACGGACGTTTATGCCGCCAGCGAGAAGCCGCTGCCAGGCGTCAGCGGCGAGACGATTGTGGAAGAAGTGAAGGCACAGTCCGCGACAAAGGCGCAGTCCACCCCGACGCTGATGCTCTCACGCGACAAGGTGGGCAATGCCCTCCGTCCCGGGGATCTGCTGATCACGCTGGGAGCTGGAAACGTTCATGAAGTGGGCCGCTGCATTGCACGTGACCTCGCTGTCCTTGAAAAGCTCTGCGCTCTTTTGGAGACCAACGGCGGCGGCAGCGCGAAGCTGTATGAGCCGATGAACCGCCACACGACTTTTCTCATCGGCGGCCCCGCGCAGTATTGGGTGGAGCCTGCTACTGTGGCGGGTTTTGCCGAAGTCGTCCGCTACCTGCGGGCTCAGTCGGTGCCCATCCGGGTCATCGGGCGCGGGTCCAATCTGCTGGTCAAAGACGGCGGCATCCGCGGTGCGGTCATTCATCCGGCCAAGGGTGAATTTGAGGACGTGCGGGTGGAGGGGGAAACGCTGGTGGCCGGTGCCGGTGCCCGTTTGAAAAAGATCGCCAGCAGCGCGCGCAATGCCGGGCTGGGCGGTTTTGAGTGGATGGAAGGCGTGCCCGGAAATCTGGGCGGGGCCATCCGCATGAATGCCGGTGCCATGGGCACGGAGACCTTTGATCAGATCGTCAGCGTGCGGTTCATAGACACCGACGGCCAGCTCCGGGAGAAATCATTGGCGGATATTGTACACCATTACCGAAACGTGCCGGAGTTTGAGGAGCGCTACATCGTTTCCGCCGTGCTGAAAGGCAGCCCGGCTCCGCAGGCGGAGATTGATGCCGGACTGGCGGCCTCACATCAAAAGCGCCGCACCAGCCAGCCCGTCGGCGCCAGCGCCGGCTGCGCCTTTAAAAATCCAGAGGTCTGCGGAGCCGGCCGGCTCATTGATGAACTGGGCCTCAAAGGCCGCCGCGTGGGCAAAGCGGTCGTCTCCGATGTGCATGGCAACTTCATCGTCAACTCCGGCGGCGCGACTTCCCGAGAAGTGCTGGACCTCATCGCCGAGATCCAGGAGATCGCCCAGCGCGAGCGCGGCGTGCAACTGGAGATGGAGGTCAAGGTGATCGGGGAGGATCAGCCCATGGGACTGTGAGAAGGCTTTGCCCTCACGCTAACTAGCTTCTGAGTGGTTTCAAAAGCTGCTCCGATTTCATCCAATGACACCCTTGATCGTCTTGCTAGACGAGGCAAAGCAGCCGTGCACATACTCCATGGCTTTCTTCACTTTCTCCAGGGCGGCCGGGTAATCGGCATCAATGGCCAGCAGAGTGTCGGCCATTTTTTCCACCGGCGTTTCATCAAATTCCAGCAGCCATTCACCCAGGCCGATATCCTTGAACATCCAGCACTTGGGGCTGTGGAATTCTGAATACGTGTGGATGATCGGGGTGCCGTTGGCGAGCGCGATGATCGGTGAATGCGGCTCATGGCAGACAATGGTATGTGCCCGCGCGAAGACGGAGGCCGCCTCGTCCGCGTTCCAAAAGTACTCCAGGTTCACCACGTTCTTCTGGATCTCCGGCGGCAGCAGATCGTAGATCAATCGTTTGTTATGCACCATCTCCTTCTTCACCTCGGGAGCGATGAGCACCTTCTTCCCAGTCTTCTGCACCCAGGTCGTCACCAGCTCACGATACTTCGCCGCGCGCCGCTCATCATCAGCCACCATCTGTGGCGTCGGGTTCAGCGGGTTCAGCGGCGGATTGTCCACACCTTCATGTTTGGCGGTATGCGTGCGCAGTTGCAGGGTGATGAACTGGCGGTCTTCCAGGCCCAGCTTTTTCATCGTCGCCAGCGCCCGTTCATCATCGGTCACATCAATCCCAAAGCAGCCGTCCGGACCAAATTCCAGCACCGGCGTTTTTACCCCCGCGCCCTTCAGAATGTCCAGCGTCTTGGTCTCACGGGTATAGATGAAGGCCGCGTTGTTGAGCAGCTCAATGCGCTCCGCCGCCCCCTTGCCTTCCACCATCGTCGGGAAAAACGACTGGCCAAACAGGCCATACGGCTTGCCTGCTTTGAGGCAGTATTCCATATAGTCCGTGCTCTGGCCCATGCCGGAGTTGCGGATAAAAAGATCACAATTCGCAATGGCCTGGCGCAGCACCTCATCACGCTCTTTTTTGCCCGTCAGATGTCCCTGGATAATCTCCACCTTTGGGAACCGCCGGCGCAGCAGCGCCTCCACCCGCTCATCCAGCTTGGAAGCCCAAAGGACCACCTTCACCTCCGGCAAATGCTCCTCCAGCACCCGCAACGTACCCGGTGTGTGGCCGATGTCGCCAATGTTGATCGTATCCCACGCCGATTGCAGCAGGATCGTCTTGGGTTTGCCGTCAGCGGCGATGAGGCTGCCGCCCAGGGCAGCGGTGATAGAGGCAATAAAATGGCGGCGTGTGGTCATGGCGGAGGTGTCCATCATCAGGCAAAACCGCGCTGACATTGGACATTTTTTTCCTATGTCACTCCGTTGCAGGAGCGCCGGTAATGCCCCAATTCATTCCGCCTCCGCCGTCAGGTGCTTCACCAAAAACTCGGTGGCATCCGTCTTCGGCTCCACCTGATCTTGCAGCACAATGCAGGGCACCTCCGCCGCAGCGCAGACCTTGTGCACCTCACGCGCATGGTGGATGCAGTGCAGCCACTCGCCCCGGTTGGTGGGGGCCTCCACCACCTGGCTGTTGTTGATGAGCAGCGGCGGATCATCCTTGCTGATCCAGGACAGCATGTCGCACTCCTTCAGGATGGCTTTGCCCGGCTCCGTCTCAAAAGCCTCAATGGAAGGCAGATGATAAAAAAGCGCCGCCTCAACTTCACTGGTGCCGAATTCCGGCTTCGACGGCCCCATGAAGGACTCCCAGCGGGACACATCATACGTCGCCTGGGTGGCATTGCACACCGCGCAGAGGAGCCGCGTGGATTCACGCAGCACCGGGTCCTCCGCCTTCGGGTCCGCCAGGTCATCGCGGGTGGCCAGCCACAGGGACGTGCCTGCCCCGGCCGAGCCGCCCATGGAGGCAAAGCGGGTCTTGTCCAGCTTCCACTTGTCCGCATTCGCCCGCAGATGCTGCACCGCCCGCGCGCAGTCACGCAGGATGTCCTGGACCGGCTTGTCCGTCAGAAAGGGGTAGTTCAGCGCCGCGCAGGAAATGCCCCGCTCCAGCAGTTCCTTCACCGTCTTGTCAGAAGCCCACTTGCTCTTGTCCCCATTGCGAAATCCACCGCCGTGAATCAGGATGACCACAGGCGTGGCGCCGGTCGCGTTTTTGGCCAGATATAGATCCAGCTTGTTGCGCTCATGCGGCCCGTAGGAGACATCCGCCGCATCCGGTTTCATCGCCCCCGGTTTCGCCTCCGTCTTGGTGGGTGGGGCGGACTTCTTGCTGGCCAGGAAAGCCCGCGCCTCCTCCATCGTCAGGATGCCGTCTTTGTTCGCATCCGCCTGCGGATACTGCTTCAGTCCCTGGCGCAGCCGGTCATTGTTTTCCGAGGTGACTTGGGCATAACCAAAAGTGCAGAAACCGGACAGAAGGAGACAGAAAAATCGTGACTTCATAAAAAAGAGGTGGGTCTTGAAACCGGCTGACCGCAGACAGGTTGCGCGGATGAGGGCACTTTAAAGAGACAGTCATTTTACCATCAGGCCTCAAAATTAAGAACCAAATTCTTGGACTCATATGCTGTTAGCCGGTGTGATTTCATGCAATGCTGCAGGCCCGCCGACAGTTCACAAAAAAACCGCTCACACCTGTCATACAATGGGGAGCCACCCGTCACTCAGCCCTCTTGCCATGATCACCTCGGCCACAGCCCTTTCAGGCTGAGCAAGCTGGACACTTTTGTTTGCACAGGCGGTGGGGGCGGTTAATAAAACCACCATGAGAAATGTATTGATTTCCTTCATCTGCCTGGCTGTGTCCAACCTAATGGCTCAGGAGCCAGCGGAGCTCAGCGGTCTCCGCACGTCCTACCAGTCCGCCGTGGAGCGGGCCGTGAAGCCTCTTTCCCAAACCTATCTGGACGAGCTCAAGCGCATGCAGGAAACCTTCACCCGCGATGCCCGGCCCGAAGCAGCCCAGGCCGTGCAGGCAGAGATCACCCTCATGGAATCCAAAATGACCGCCATGGGCAGCTTCACCCCCGGCGTCCAGGTGCCTGTGCTGGAGACCATCGCCGTCGTCCCCGCCAATTCGCCCGAAGGGTTCAAGCTCGGCAACTTGCGCAAAGGCGATGTCATTACCCTCAGCTACCTGAGCGGCCAGTGGAAAAACGACGGCATGTACCCGTCTGACAATCCGGATGCCGAGAAAACAGAGCGGGGAGACAAAACCCGCCTCGCCATCACCGAATCCCCCGTCAATGGGAAGCCCGGCCCCATCATCAAACCCGTGCCACCCCTGACCCAAAGCAAACCCTTCACCTACGTCGTCCAGACCTCCCGGAACAACGTCATCCTCCGCATCCAGTACGGCGGCGAAAACCCCAAAGCCCCCGGTGCCGTCAGCTACAAAGTCAAGATCGTCCGCTGAGCAGAGCAGCAGGTCTGGCCCCAGATAATTCTGCGTTCCACTGTCTTCTGCTCGCCATCGGTAAGTGATGTTTCCTTTTGTTCAACGATGCCCGTTCCACCAGTAATCCCTCCCTCCCCCATGGACGATCCCCGCACCGAGCATGCACATCCCCGGTCTCTGGCAGACGGAAGCTAGCCGGACGCCCCGGCGCACGTATACTCTCCCATGATGAATCTGGAAAGCGAGCTTCACGCCGAATACACACGCTACCGCACCCGCCGCTGGTTTTTCAAAGACTGCGGCGTTGGCCTGGCGGGCATTGCGGCGGCGGACCTGCTCGCTTCCACCGCCGGGGCCGCACCCAAGGCGGAGAATCCGCTGCTACCGAAGCGCTCCCATTATCCTGCCAAGGCCAAGCGCATCATCTACCTCTTCATGGGCGGCGCGCCCAGCCATCTTGAGCTGTTTGATAACAAACCCGCCCTCACCCAATGGGACGGCAAGCTGCCGCCTGCGGACCTCTTGAAGGGTTACCGGGCCGCCTTCATCAATCCCAACAGCACCCTCCTGGCCCCCAAGTATAAATTTGGCCGCCACGGCCAGAGCGGCGCGGAGATCAGCGAGCTGCTGCCGCATACGGCCAAGCTGGCGGATGACCTCACCATCGTGAAGTCCATGAAGACAGACGCCTTCAATCATGCACCCGCGCAGATCCTCATGAGCACCGGCGCGCAGATCTTCGGGCGGCCCAGCTTCGGCGCCTGGACGCTCTACGGCCTGGGCTCGGAAAATCAGGACCTGCCTGGGTATGTCGTCATGCAAAGCGGTGCCAAAGGCCCTAGCGGCGGCATGTCCAATTTCGGCTGCGGCTTCCTGCCCACGGTCTATCAGGGTGTGCCCTTCCGCAGCAGCGGCGAGCCGGTCCTCTACCTCAGCAATCCCCAGGGCATCACCAAAACCACCCAGCGGAATACTCTGGACGTGCTGAAGCAGCTCAATGAAGAGCGCCTGGGCGTGATGGGGGACCCGGAGATTGCCTCACGCATCAACAGCTTCGAGCTGGCCTATCGCATGCAGCAGACTGCGCCGGAGGTCATGGACATCAGCCAGGAGCCGCAGCACATCCTGGACATGTACGGGGCCAAACCGGGCGAAGCCTCCTTCGCCAACAACTGCCTCCTGGCCCGCCGCCTCATCGAAAGCGGCGTCCGGTTTGTCCAGCTCTTCCACGAGGCCTGGGACCACCACGGCGGCCTCACCAAAGGGCTGAAGGACCAGTGCGGCCTCACCGACCAGCCCTGCGCCGCCCTGGTGCGGGATTTGAAGCAACGCGGCCTGCTGGAGGACACGATCGTCATCTGGGGCGGCGAGTTCGGCCGCACGCCCATGGTCCAGGGCGGCAATGACGGGCGCGACCATCATCCCAATGCCTTCACCATGTGGTTCGCTGGTGGCGGCCTTAAACCCGGCCTCACCCTCGGGGCCACGGATGAGTTCGGCTTCAATGTCACGGAGGACCCCGTGCACGTGCACGACCTCCACGCCACCCTCCTCCACCTCATGGGCTTTGAGCACACGAAACTGGCCGTCAAATTCCAGGGCCTGGACATGCGCCTCACCAACGTACACGGCGAGCTCGTGCCCAAAATGCTCGCCTGATCCGCCCCGGCCCCGCTTGCGCAAATCAGCGCCAGCTTGCGCAAAGTCCGGTCCACCCGGCATTTGCCAGAGCCGCCTTTCTCCTTTAGTCTCACCGCCAACCGATGGATTGCCGACAGGAAGAGATTGTACAGAGCCTCATGACCTCCTATGACGAGGTCGGCGGGATCAACCATGTGGACTGCGGGGCTTTGCCGTCCAAACGCGCCATTGCGACGCTTTGTGAGGACCTGCTGCAGGTCCTTTTCCCGGGCTTTTATTCGGAAGATGCCGTCTCCTCCCATGACCTGGAGCTGATGACCCATGAGCTGGTCGCCAGCATCCGCGAGCGCCTGCGTACGGAGATCCGCCGCAGCCTGCGCCTGCGTGACCAGGGCGGCAACCACCATGAGGAGGCCATGAAGATGGCCTGCGACTTCATGGTCCTGCTGCCGGAGGTCCGCAAGCTCCTGCAAACCGATGTCGCCGCCGCCTACGAGGGCGACCCCGCCGCCCGCAGCTATGAGGAGATCATCCTGGCCTACCCCGGCCTGGAGGCCATCGCCATCCAGCGCTCCGCCCACCAGCTTTATACCCTCGGCGTGCCTTTGATCCCGCGCATGATGACGGAGTGGGCCCATGGCCGCACCGGGATAGACATCCATCCGGGCGCCCAGATCGGCAGCCATTTCTTCATAGATCACGGCACCGGCGTGGTCATTGGCGAGACCTGCAGCATCGGCACCCGGGTCAAGCTCTACCAGGGCGTCGGCCTCGTTGCCCGCTCCCTGGCCCAGGGGCAGGCCCTGGCCGGGAAGAAACGCCACCCCACTATTGAGGACAACGTCACCATCTATGCCGGCGCCACCATCGTCGGCGGGGATACCGTCGTCGGCGCGCGCAGCACCATCGGGGCCAATGTCTTCCTCATGGAAAGCGTCGGCCAGGACATGATCTATGCCCTCGGGGACCAGGAGCACCGCATCCGCGACCGCAAAGCCACCCCGGTGACCAAAAGCCCCAAAACCGCTGATTCCGACAAGGCCTGATGCCCAAGCCTTCCATGCTGAAACTGTCCCAGCTCTTCCTCGACTTCCAGGCCGGCATCCGCGGCAGCCTCGCGGAGCGCGCCCTGGACCGCCCTCTCTATGCCCAGCCGGATGCCGCTTCCGCCGCCCCGTCCAAAGCCAAAACCCGCGCCGCCAAGGACAAAGACGCCGCTGCCGCCGCCAATGTCCCCGATGAAGACCTGACCGAGAACTGCCGCATCCTCCTGCG
Encoded proteins:
- the murC gene encoding UDP-N-acetylmuramate--L-alanine ligase, giving the protein MSHAVLSLLKESRHPMRIDLIGVAGSGMSGLASLLLALGHRVSGSDKVTTLETDRLVKLGLQFFSPHSEKEVEECDMVIYSSAIKPGNVAYEAAYKQGIPLVRRAEALAAVMANKQGVVVGGTHGKTTTSALTAHVLRQGGLKPSHYVGAEIPILGANAHWDPEGDLFVAEGDESDGTLVNFHPQHSIILNIEAEHLDFYDGIEAIKKVFRQLLSQTPGHWVHCAEDPVAREVCAGPQGVSYGWSRDFDYSANILAMKPDRSDFEVYEKNRLLGVATLGIPGKHNVSNALAAIALATRLGVPFENIQHALKSFRGAKRRFEIRHSGERFTVVDDYGHHPSEIAATLATAKGLQPKRIVCLFQPHRYSRTQLLKKEFGASFGDVDELFVTDVYAASEKPLPGVSGETIVEEVKAQSATKAQSTPTLMLSRDKVGNALRPGDLLITLGAGNVHEVGRCIARDLAVLEKLCALLETNGGGSAKLYEPMNRHTTFLIGGPAQYWVEPATVAGFAEVVRYLRAQSVPIRVIGRGSNLLVKDGGIRGAVIHPAKGEFEDVRVEGETLVAGAGARLKKIASSARNAGLGGFEWMEGVPGNLGGAIRMNAGAMGTETFDQIVSVRFIDTDGQLREKSLADIVHHYRNVPEFEERYIVSAVLKGSPAPQAEIDAGLAASHQKRRTSQPVGASAGCAFKNPEVCGAGRLIDELGLKGRRVGKAVVSDVHGNFIVNSGGATSREVLDLIAEIQEIAQRERGVQLEMEVKVIGEDQPMGL
- a CDS encoding polysaccharide pyruvyl transferase family protein; translation: MTTRRHFIASITAALGGSLIAADGKPKTILLQSAWDTINIGDIGHTPGTLRVLEEHLPEVKVVLWASKLDERVEALLRRRFPKVEIIQGHLTGKKERDEVLRQAIANCDLFIRNSGMGQSTDYMEYCLKAGKPYGLFGQSFFPTMVEGKGAAERIELLNNAAFIYTRETKTLDILKGAGVKTPVLEFGPDGCFGIDVTDDERALATMKKLGLEDRQFITLQLRTHTAKHEGVDNPPLNPLNPTPQMVADDERRAAKYRELVTTWVQKTGKKVLIAPEVKKEMVHNKRLIYDLLPPEIQKNVVNLEYFWNADEAASVFARAHTIVCHEPHSPIIALANGTPIIHTYSEFHSPKCWMFKDIGLGEWLLEFDETPVEKMADTLLAIDADYPAALEKVKKAMEYVHGCFASSSKTIKGVIG
- a CDS encoding alpha/beta hydrolase, with translation MKSRFFCLLLSGFCTFGYAQVTSENNDRLRQGLKQYPQADANKDGILTMEEARAFLASKKSAPPTKTEAKPGAMKPDAADVSYGPHERNKLDLYLAKNATGATPVVILIHGGGFRNGDKSKWASDKTVKELLERGISCAALNYPFLTDKPVQDILRDCARAVQHLRANADKWKLDKTRFASMGGSAGAGTSLWLATRDDLADPKAEDPVLRESTRLLCAVCNATQATYDVSRWESFMGPSKPEFGTSEVEAALFYHLPSIEAFETEPGKAILKECDMLSWISKDDPPLLINNSQVVEAPTNRGEWLHCIHHAREVHKVCAAAEVPCIVLQDQVEPKTDATEFLVKHLTAEAE
- a CDS encoding DUF1501 domain-containing protein, which codes for MNLESELHAEYTRYRTRRWFFKDCGVGLAGIAAADLLASTAGAAPKAENPLLPKRSHYPAKAKRIIYLFMGGAPSHLELFDNKPALTQWDGKLPPADLLKGYRAAFINPNSTLLAPKYKFGRHGQSGAEISELLPHTAKLADDLTIVKSMKTDAFNHAPAQILMSTGAQIFGRPSFGAWTLYGLGSENQDLPGYVVMQSGAKGPSGGMSNFGCGFLPTVYQGVPFRSSGEPVLYLSNPQGITKTTQRNTLDVLKQLNEERLGVMGDPEIASRINSFELAYRMQQTAPEVMDISQEPQHILDMYGAKPGEASFANNCLLARRLIESGVRFVQLFHEAWDHHGGLTKGLKDQCGLTDQPCAALVRDLKQRGLLEDTIVIWGGEFGRTPMVQGGNDGRDHHPNAFTMWFAGGGLKPGLTLGATDEFGFNVTEDPVHVHDLHATLLHLMGFEHTKLAVKFQGLDMRLTNVHGELVPKMLA
- the epsC gene encoding serine O-acetyltransferase EpsC; translated protein: MDCRQEEIVQSLMTSYDEVGGINHVDCGALPSKRAIATLCEDLLQVLFPGFYSEDAVSSHDLELMTHELVASIRERLRTEIRRSLRLRDQGGNHHEEAMKMACDFMVLLPEVRKLLQTDVAAAYEGDPAARSYEEIILAYPGLEAIAIQRSAHQLYTLGVPLIPRMMTEWAHGRTGIDIHPGAQIGSHFFIDHGTGVVIGETCSIGTRVKLYQGVGLVARSLAQGQALAGKKRHPTIEDNVTIYAGATIVGGDTVVGARSTIGANVFLMESVGQDMIYALGDQEHRIRDRKATPVTKSPKTADSDKA